One region of Hoeflea sp. 108 genomic DNA includes:
- a CDS encoding ComEC/Rec2 family competence protein produces the protein MGDRVREGQAGESPAVEVSERDLLNRPAALPTLIPAPERLPDAPGNAAEATAPTLFGDVSDRLWLAGSDLARRLRTARVQLAVEAELERGAAFMLVPVFLALGALIYFNLRNEPELLPLVAAFGLMLALCVLARSRRIVHLGLAAWACMALGLVAAKVETMRMATKMLGAEVSTTLSGRVVDIDHLDKGRLRLTIDVATTARPRLRFAPDRVRLVARQAPEGLVAGSTVQGYARLMPPSGPVRPGSYDFSFESYFDGIGASGFFMKGPDLAASTTEQTPTQSMLAWVANARDRVAERIRQRIGGAEGEIAAALVVGVRGGIPEDVNEALRRTGLYHIISISGLHMAMVAGTVMFLMRLGFAAFPDFASRHPVKKYAAVVALVGIAAYLFISGGEVAAQRSFVMLAVMLTAVLFDRAALTMRNLAISAIIVILVSPHEVVGPSFQMSFAATAALVGAYGWWSERREEQAQPVGEMTLWSRAWHWGRNATVGLVATSIIAGVATAVFGAWHFQRVSPLSLVANLAVMPVVSVLVMPFAVFASLAMPFGLDGPFLDVMGAGLRVMIAMAEWISDRSPLDAVGLVSTWSVVLVTIALVVAATATTWLRLAAVPFVVAGVLVIGVAPSPDVLVAEDGRLVGVATDDGKLAVNRPRPNQFTSDNWMRALAVEELSKPSQDAEKTRGTAAPAADGPRFGAAPQSLPANGRAKGLAPAEDAVKTVAGASAFHCSAGLCTLRHQSGATVVHASNAAAAWQVCRTAALVVIDDATAGDVCGGQVATVVTKRDLARLGSAAVYLTPVVAGGASVLSVEYAITEPYRPWHAHRQFSREARGLAPNRQEAVRKQPDNATTE, from the coding sequence ATGGGCGACCGGGTGCGGGAGGGGCAGGCCGGAGAAAGTCCGGCGGTGGAGGTCAGCGAGCGCGACTTGCTGAACCGTCCGGCTGCGCTTCCGACTTTGATCCCAGCGCCCGAACGACTGCCCGACGCGCCCGGCAATGCCGCGGAAGCCACGGCCCCAACCCTCTTCGGGGACGTCTCGGATCGTCTGTGGCTGGCTGGATCGGATCTGGCCAGGAGGCTGCGAACCGCTCGGGTTCAGCTTGCCGTCGAGGCCGAGCTCGAACGCGGTGCGGCATTCATGCTGGTCCCGGTCTTCCTCGCCCTGGGCGCGTTGATCTATTTCAACCTGCGCAATGAGCCCGAGCTGCTGCCTCTCGTGGCGGCGTTCGGGCTCATGCTTGCGCTTTGCGTGCTGGCCCGGTCGCGCAGGATCGTCCATCTCGGACTAGCGGCCTGGGCCTGCATGGCGCTCGGCCTGGTCGCCGCCAAGGTTGAAACCATGAGGATGGCTACAAAGATGCTCGGCGCCGAGGTTTCGACCACCCTGAGCGGGAGGGTGGTGGACATCGACCATCTCGACAAGGGGCGTCTGCGCCTTACCATCGATGTGGCTACGACCGCGAGACCCAGGCTGCGTTTTGCCCCCGATAGGGTAAGGCTCGTCGCCCGCCAAGCGCCTGAAGGTCTGGTCGCCGGCTCGACGGTGCAGGGCTACGCCAGGCTCATGCCGCCATCGGGGCCGGTGCGCCCCGGCAGCTACGACTTTTCCTTCGAGAGCTATTTCGACGGCATCGGCGCAAGCGGGTTCTTCATGAAGGGGCCAGATCTGGCGGCCTCGACGACAGAGCAGACGCCAACTCAAAGTATGTTGGCCTGGGTGGCGAATGCCCGTGACCGAGTTGCTGAGCGCATCCGCCAGCGTATTGGCGGTGCCGAAGGCGAGATCGCGGCAGCACTTGTGGTCGGCGTGCGTGGCGGCATCCCCGAAGATGTCAATGAGGCTCTCCGCCGAACAGGGCTCTATCACATCATCTCGATCTCCGGCCTGCATATGGCGATGGTTGCCGGCACGGTGATGTTCCTTATGCGTCTTGGCTTTGCCGCCTTCCCGGATTTCGCATCGCGGCATCCCGTCAAGAAATACGCCGCCGTCGTCGCCCTGGTCGGCATTGCCGCCTATCTGTTCATCTCGGGCGGAGAGGTGGCGGCCCAGCGCAGCTTCGTCATGCTGGCCGTGATGTTGACTGCGGTGCTGTTTGATCGTGCTGCGCTGACGATGCGCAATCTCGCCATTTCCGCCATCATCGTCATTCTGGTGTCGCCGCATGAGGTGGTCGGTCCGAGCTTCCAGATGTCGTTTGCCGCCACCGCAGCACTCGTCGGGGCCTATGGCTGGTGGTCCGAGCGCCGTGAGGAGCAGGCACAGCCTGTTGGCGAGATGACATTGTGGTCGCGTGCCTGGCACTGGGGGCGCAACGCCACAGTCGGCCTTGTCGCTACCTCCATCATCGCCGGTGTCGCCACGGCAGTGTTCGGCGCCTGGCATTTCCAGCGTGTGTCGCCGCTCAGCCTCGTCGCCAATCTGGCGGTCATGCCTGTCGTATCGGTGCTGGTGATGCCGTTCGCGGTGTTCGCCAGCCTAGCCATGCCCTTCGGACTGGATGGGCCGTTCCTCGATGTCATGGGCGCCGGTTTGCGCGTCATGATCGCCATGGCCGAATGGATTTCCGACCGCTCGCCGCTGGACGCCGTCGGGCTGGTATCGACCTGGTCGGTCGTGCTGGTGACAATAGCCCTTGTCGTCGCTGCGACGGCGACGACCTGGCTGCGCCTTGCCGCAGTGCCATTCGTCGTGGCCGGCGTGCTCGTCATCGGCGTCGCGCCGTCGCCGGATGTGCTCGTGGCCGAAGATGGACGCCTCGTCGGCGTCGCCACCGACGATGGCAAGCTCGCGGTCAACAGGCCAAGGCCAAACCAGTTCACGTCAGACAACTGGATGCGGGCGTTGGCGGTGGAAGAGCTTAGCAAGCCGTCGCAGGATGCAGAGAAGACCAGAGGGACCGCAGCTCCGGCGGCCGATGGCCCACGCTTTGGGGCCGCGCCGCAGAGCCTTCCTGCGAATGGTCGGGCCAAAGGCCTTGCGCCAGCTGAGGACGCCGTCAAAACCGTCGCCGGCGCAAGTGCCTTCCACTGCTCCGCGGGTTTGTGCACGCTTCGACATCAATCCGGCGCGACGGTTGTCCACGCGTCCAATGCTGCTGCGGCGTGGCAAGTCTGCCGAACGGCTGCACTCGTCGTCATCGACGATGCGACTGCTGGAGATGTCTGTGGCGGGCAGGTCGCAACCGTAGTGACCAAGCGCGATCTGGCGCGTCTGGGCAGCGCCGCGGTCTATCTGACGCCAGTCGTGGCGGGCGGCGCGTCGGTGCTATCGGTCGAATATGCCATCACCGAGCCCTACCGGCCATGGCATGCGCACCGCCAATTTTCCCGCGAGGCGAGGGGACTTGCACCCAATCGCCAAGAGGCGGTGAGAAAACAGCCAGACAACGCGACGACCGAATAG
- the gltX gene encoding glutamate--tRNA ligase: protein MSVVTRFAPSPTGYLHIGGARTALFNWLYAHHTGGKMLLRIEDTDRERSTDAATAAILEGLTWLGLTWEGAPISQFERAPRHREVAEELVRMGKAYYCYTTPTELDEMREKARAEGRPPRYDGRWRDRDASEAPEGVKPVIRIKAPQEGETLVRDRVQGDVRFPNKDLDDFIILRSDGVPTYMHAVVVDDHDMGVTHIIRGDDHLTNAARQTVIYDAMGWDVPVMSHIPLIHGADGAKLSKRHGALGVDAYRGMGYLPEALLNYLARLGWSHGDDEVMSIENMIAWFEIEDVNKGAARFDFAKLEALNGVHMRQMDDAKLLDIFVATLPYLPNGATVADGLNDKTKAQLLAAMPGLKERAKTLIELADGAAFLFAQRPLPLDEKAATLLNDAAKAILKGVHGALSSVDSGWSAASAEAAVREFATRENVKLGAVAQPLRAALTGKSTSPGVFDVLEVLGRDESLSRISDQID from the coding sequence ATGTCCGTCGTCACCCGCTTCGCCCCCTCGCCCACCGGCTATCTGCATATCGGTGGTGCGCGTACCGCCCTGTTCAACTGGCTCTATGCCCACCACACCGGCGGCAAGATGCTGCTGCGCATCGAGGATACCGACCGCGAACGCTCGACCGATGCTGCAACCGCCGCGATCCTCGAGGGCCTGACCTGGCTGGGACTCACCTGGGAAGGTGCGCCCATCTCGCAGTTCGAGCGCGCCCCGCGCCACCGCGAAGTGGCCGAGGAACTCGTTCGCATGGGCAAGGCCTATTATTGCTACACCACGCCGACCGAGCTCGACGAGATGCGTGAAAAGGCCCGCGCCGAAGGCCGCCCGCCGCGCTATGACGGACGCTGGCGCGACCGCGATGCTTCCGAGGCGCCTGAAGGCGTGAAACCGGTCATCCGCATCAAGGCGCCGCAGGAAGGCGAGACGCTGGTGCGCGACCGCGTGCAGGGTGACGTTCGCTTCCCCAACAAGGATCTCGACGATTTCATCATTCTGCGTTCGGACGGCGTGCCGACCTACATGCATGCGGTCGTCGTCGACGACCATGACATGGGCGTGACCCACATCATCCGCGGGGACGATCACCTTACCAATGCCGCGCGCCAGACCGTCATCTATGACGCCATGGGCTGGGACGTGCCTGTGATGTCGCACATTCCGCTGATCCATGGCGCCGACGGCGCCAAGCTGTCCAAGCGTCACGGCGCGCTCGGTGTCGATGCCTATCGCGGCATGGGCTACCTGCCCGAGGCGCTGCTCAACTATCTCGCCCGTCTCGGCTGGAGCCACGGCGACGACGAGGTGATGAGCATTGAAAACATGATCGCCTGGTTCGAGATCGAGGACGTCAACAAGGGTGCTGCCCGCTTCGACTTCGCCAAGCTGGAAGCGCTGAACGGCGTCCATATGCGCCAGATGGACGACGCCAAGCTGCTCGACATCTTCGTGGCCACTCTGCCCTATCTGCCCAACGGCGCGACCGTGGCCGACGGACTCAACGACAAGACGAAAGCGCAGCTGCTCGCGGCGATGCCCGGCCTGAAGGAGCGCGCAAAGACACTCATCGAGCTCGCCGATGGCGCAGCCTTCCTGTTTGCTCAGCGTCCGCTGCCGCTCGACGAGAAGGCAGCGACCCTGCTCAACGACGCGGCAAAGGCCATCCTCAAAGGTGTGCATGGGGCACTCAGCTCCGTCGACTCAGGCTGGAGTGCAGCTTCCGCCGAAGCTGCCGTCCGCGAGTTCGCAACACGCGAAAATGTGAAGCTGGGCGCCGTGGCACAGCCGTTGCGTGCCGCCCTGACGGGTAAGAGCACCTCTCCTGGGGTGTTCGATGTTCTGGAGGTTCTGGGGCGCGACGAAAGTCTGAGCCGCATTTCCGATCAAATCGATTAG
- the gltA gene encoding citrate synthase, translating to MTDSTAKLEFRGQTHEFKVRGGTVGPDVIDIASLYGTTGAFTYDPGFTSTASCESQITFIDGDAGVLLHRGYPIDQLAEHGDFLEVCYLLLYGELPTKAQKDDFDYRVTRHTMVHEQMSRFFTGFRRDAHPMAVMCGVVGALSAFYHDSTDISDPHQRMVASIRLIAKMPTIAAMAYKYHIGQPFVYPKNELNFAANFLHMCFAVPCEEYKVNPVLARAMDRIFILHADHEQNASTSTVRLAGSSGANPFACIAAGIACLWGPAHGGANEAALNMLAEIGTVDRIPEFIARAKDKNDPFRLMGFGHRVYKHYDPRAKIMQKTTHEVLGELGIKDDPTLDVAMELERIALTDEYFIEKKLYPNIDFYSGITLKALGFPTTMFTVLFALARTVGWIAQWKEMIEDPRQKIGRPRQLYTGAPERDYVPIAKR from the coding sequence ATGACAGATTCGACCGCCAAACTTGAATTCCGCGGCCAGACTCACGAGTTCAAGGTCCGAGGCGGAACGGTCGGGCCGGATGTGATCGACATCGCATCCCTCTACGGCACGACAGGCGCCTTCACCTATGACCCGGGCTTCACGTCGACGGCGAGCTGCGAGTCGCAGATCACCTTCATCGACGGCGACGCCGGCGTGCTTCTGCACCGCGGCTACCCCATCGACCAGCTCGCCGAGCACGGCGACTTCCTCGAGGTCTGCTACCTGCTGCTTTACGGCGAGCTGCCGACCAAGGCCCAGAAGGACGACTTCGACTATCGCGTCACGCGCCACACCATGGTGCACGAGCAGATGTCGCGCTTCTTCACCGGCTTCCGCCGCGACGCGCACCCTATGGCCGTCATGTGCGGCGTCGTCGGCGCGCTCTCTGCCTTCTACCACGACTCGACCGACATCTCCGACCCGCATCAGCGCATGGTCGCCTCGATCCGCCTGATCGCCAAGATGCCGACGATCGCCGCCATGGCCTACAAATACCATATCGGCCAGCCCTTCGTTTACCCGAAGAACGAGCTGAACTTCGCTGCCAACTTCCTGCACATGTGCTTTGCCGTGCCGTGCGAGGAGTACAAGGTGAACCCGGTTCTGGCCCGCGCCATGGACCGCATCTTCATCCTGCACGCCGACCATGAGCAGAACGCCTCGACCTCGACCGTGCGTCTCGCCGGTTCGTCGGGCGCCAATCCGTTCGCCTGCATCGCCGCCGGCATCGCCTGCCTGTGGGGCCCGGCACATGGCGGCGCCAACGAAGCCGCCCTCAACATGCTGGCCGAGATCGGCACCGTCGATCGCATCCCCGAATTCATCGCCCGCGCCAAGGACAAGAACGATCCGTTCCGCCTGATGGGCTTCGGCCACCGCGTCTACAAGCACTACGATCCGCGCGCCAAGATCATGCAGAAGACCACGCATGAAGTGCTCGGCGAACTCGGCATCAAGGACGATCCGACGCTTGATGTGGCGATGGAGCTCGAGCGCATCGCGCTGACCGACGAATACTTTATCGAGAAGAAGCTCTACCCGAACATCGATTTCTATTCGGGCATCACGCTGAAGGCGCTGGGCTTCCCCACCACCATGTTTACCGTGCTGTTCGCGCTCGCCCGCACCGTCGGCTGGATCGCGCAGTGGAAGGAAATGATCGAGGATCCGCGCCAGAAGATCGGCCGGCCGCGCCAGCTCTACACCGGCGCTCCCGAGCGCGATTACGTGCCGATCGCCAAGCGCTGA
- the lpxB gene encoding lipid-A-disaccharide synthase, translating into MTLPALKIAIVAGEESGDLLGADLVAALRRLSGREVRLVGIGGRHLQEQGLTPLFDGGEIALMGLSAIIRDLPRLMRRIGETARFIAAEKPDCVVTIDSPDFSLRVAKKVRALDPTIPIVHYICPSVWAWRPGRAKAMKPDIDEVLCILPFEPAELARLGGPKGTYVGHRLASDPGVALAAAMQLTERDLSPEREKTLLLLPGSRRGEVRGLLGAFGETVTALRARGHRLRLVLPTVPHVAGLVEEGVSSWAHKPEIVLDPRRKWQAFGEADAALIASGTVALELALAGVPMMSSYKLDPFMRLAQRLITVWSASLPNLIADRPVIIEVYNQYVRPEWMARHVEGLFSDSGLRRWQKDGFAEIARRMATERPSGELAAEAVLGHIRT; encoded by the coding sequence ATGACCTTGCCGGCGCTCAAGATAGCCATCGTTGCCGGCGAGGAGTCGGGTGACCTTCTTGGCGCCGATCTTGTAGCTGCTCTGCGCCGCCTGAGCGGGCGTGAGGTGCGTCTTGTCGGCATTGGCGGGCGTCATCTGCAGGAGCAGGGACTTACGCCACTCTTCGATGGCGGCGAGATCGCGCTCATGGGGCTCAGCGCCATCATCCGCGACCTGCCGCGACTGATGCGGCGCATCGGCGAGACGGCGCGGTTCATCGCTGCCGAAAAGCCTGACTGTGTGGTGACCATCGACAGTCCGGATTTTTCGCTGCGCGTGGCGAAAAAGGTCCGCGCGCTCGATCCCACGATTCCGATCGTCCATTACATCTGCCCCAGCGTCTGGGCCTGGCGTCCCGGCCGCGCCAAGGCGATGAAACCTGATATCGACGAGGTTCTGTGCATCCTGCCCTTCGAACCGGCCGAGCTTGCCCGGCTGGGCGGGCCGAAGGGCACCTATGTCGGTCATCGCCTTGCCAGCGACCCCGGCGTGGCGCTGGCCGCTGCGATGCAGCTGACCGAACGGGATCTTTCGCCTGAACGTGAAAAGACCTTGCTGCTGTTGCCGGGCTCGCGCCGCGGCGAGGTTCGCGGGCTGCTCGGCGCCTTCGGCGAAACCGTCACCGCCCTTCGTGCGCGCGGGCACCGCCTGCGTCTGGTACTGCCGACAGTGCCGCATGTTGCCGGTCTCGTCGAGGAAGGTGTTTCCAGCTGGGCGCACAAGCCGGAGATCGTGCTCGATCCCCGGCGCAAGTGGCAGGCCTTCGGCGAAGCGGATGCCGCACTTATCGCTTCCGGTACGGTTGCGCTCGAACTCGCGCTCGCCGGCGTGCCGATGATGTCCAGCTACAAGCTTGACCCTTTCATGCGTCTTGCCCAGCGGCTGATCACTGTGTGGAGCGCGTCGCTTCCCAATCTGATCGCCGACCGCCCCGTGATCATCGAGGTCTACAATCAGTATGTGCGGCCCGAGTGGATGGCGCGCCATGTCGAGGGACTTTTCTCCGACAGCGGCCTGCGTCGCTGGCAGAAGGACGGCTTTGCTGAAATAGCGCGCCGTATGGCAACCGAACGCCCTTCGGGCGAACTGGCAGCAGAAGCGGTTCTCGGCCACATCCGCACCTGA
- the lpxI gene encoding UDP-2,3-diacylglucosamine diphosphatase LpxI (LpxI, functionally equivalent to LpxH, replaces it in LPS biosynthesis in a minority of bacteria.), translating into MTKVKGRTQFDLGAADRVGIIAGSGRLPVNVADSLAAAGHRPYIIRIDGETDPGTSLAEHDGETLAVEQFADLFALLKRQKITHLILAGGVSRRPAWKAIRPSISLLRILPQALAALTRGDDGLLRILVSLIERSGVKVVGAHQIVPNLLAVEGPMGTHVPQQGDWADLEAGLEAARAIGSLDIGQAAIAIGGRAIALEGIEGTDLLLKRVRELRDNGRIAGRKRGVLVKCAKPNQELRTDLPTIGPATVDAAHAAGLAGIGVEANRSLVLDYGELVARADRLGLFVVGLADQGAHK; encoded by the coding sequence ATGACGAAGGTTAAAGGGCGTACGCAATTCGATCTCGGCGCTGCCGATCGGGTCGGCATCATCGCCGGTAGCGGCCGGCTTCCGGTCAATGTTGCCGACAGCCTCGCCGCTGCCGGCCACAGGCCCTACATCATCCGCATTGACGGCGAGACCGATCCAGGCACGAGCTTGGCGGAGCACGATGGCGAAACGCTCGCTGTGGAGCAGTTCGCCGACCTCTTTGCGCTGTTGAAGCGCCAGAAAATCACCCATCTCATCCTCGCTGGTGGCGTTAGCCGCCGTCCGGCATGGAAAGCGATACGTCCCAGCATCTCGCTTCTTCGGATCTTGCCGCAGGCGCTTGCAGCGCTGACGCGCGGAGATGATGGCCTCCTGCGTATCCTGGTCAGCCTGATCGAACGCAGCGGCGTCAAGGTTGTCGGCGCGCACCAGATCGTGCCAAACCTTCTGGCGGTTGAAGGTCCGATGGGCACGCATGTACCGCAGCAAGGTGACTGGGCCGATCTTGAGGCCGGCCTGGAGGCCGCGCGTGCCATCGGTTCTCTCGATATCGGCCAGGCTGCCATTGCCATCGGCGGTCGTGCCATCGCCCTTGAAGGCATCGAAGGCACCGACCTGCTGCTCAAGCGCGTGCGTGAACTACGCGACAACGGCCGTATAGCCGGGCGCAAGCGCGGCGTTCTGGTCAAATGCGCCAAGCCGAACCAAGAGCTGCGCACCGACCTGCCGACCATCGGCCCTGCAACCGTCGATGCGGCACATGCGGCTGGCCTGGCCGGAATCGGCGTGGAGGCCAACCGCTCGCTGGTGCTGGATTACGGTGAACTGGTCGCAAGGGCCGACAGGCTCGGCCTGTTCGTCGTCGGGCTTGCGGACCAGGGGGCGCACAAATGA